The Chloroflexota bacterium genome has a segment encoding these proteins:
- a CDS encoding cytochrome b N-terminal domain-containing protein, with protein MLPPAPRRRFWESVRCRIAESRVWKSIFRYGYPSTDKNRMLVILHTFFLHFHSVRVKNHTLKPTYTFGLGLISFFLVVILFLTGGLLMFFYLPSVERAYSDIINLHTTVRFGSLLRNAHRWGAHLMVLAVILHMCRVFYTGSYKRPREFNWVIGVLLLVLTLLLSFTGYLLPWDQLSFWAITVASEMAAYAPFIGEQVKLFLLGAREVGQDSLLRFYAFHLFLLPLLFVPLLGLHFWRIRKDKGLSSPDEKKGAQDRADTRFTWPHLLVVEVLVFLGVTLFLLFLSWGVDAPLRDIANPDLPENPSKAPWFFLNLQELLMHMNPALAGVLIPIFVILLLVAMPYVDRRLGDVGVWFAGRRGKKIALWSALYTAPLLVGLVLFDAFVGVKSLVSQPEIVPGWLIPLGVIGGLSLGLYFLLRPLRPNVREVLIAYFTAFIITFFVLTIIGLFFRGEGMALVLPWRLPPGGLSF; from the coding sequence AGTCCATCTTCCGCTATGGCTACCCCAGCACGGACAAGAACCGGATGCTGGTCATCCTCCACACTTTTTTCCTCCACTTCCACTCGGTCAGGGTCAAGAACCACACGCTGAAGCCCACCTATACCTTTGGCCTGGGCCTTATCTCCTTCTTCCTCGTTGTCATCCTCTTCCTCACCGGGGGGCTACTCATGTTCTTCTACCTGCCATCGGTGGAGAGGGCCTATAGCGACATCATAAACCTTCATACCACCGTGCGTTTCGGCAGCCTCCTGCGCAATGCCCACCGCTGGGGAGCCCACCTTATGGTCCTGGCTGTCATCCTGCACATGTGCCGGGTATTCTATACCGGGAGCTACAAACGGCCCCGGGAGTTCAACTGGGTCATAGGCGTCCTGCTCCTGGTGCTCACCCTTCTCCTCTCCTTCACAGGCTATCTTCTGCCCTGGGACCAGCTCTCCTTCTGGGCTATCACCGTGGCCAGCGAGATGGCCGCGTACGCTCCCTTCATAGGAGAACAGGTGAAGCTTTTCCTGCTTGGGGCCAGGGAGGTAGGGCAGGATTCCCTGCTCCGCTTCTACGCCTTCCACCTGTTCCTGCTACCACTCCTCTTTGTGCCCCTGCTGGGGCTCCACTTCTGGAGGATCCGCAAGGATAAGGGCCTCTCCTCCCCGGACGAAAAGAAGGGAGCCCAGGACCGGGCAGACACCCGTTTCACCTGGCCCCACCTGCTGGTTGTGGAGGTGCTGGTATTCCTGGGGGTGACCCTTTTCCTCCTGTTCCTTTCCTGGGGGGTGGATGCCCCCCTCAGGGACATAGCCAACCCCGACCTGCCGGAGAACCCCTCCAAGGCACCCTGGTTCTTCCTCAACCTCCAGGAGCTCCTCATGCACATGAATCCCGCCCTGGCCGGGGTCCTCATTCCCATCTTCGTCATCCTCCTGCTCGTAGCCATGCCCTATGTAGACAGGCGCCTGGGGGATGTGGGGGTATGGTTTGCGGGAAGGAGGGGGAAGAAGATAGCCCTGTGGTCTGCCCTTTATACCGCTCCGCTACTGGTGGGGCTTGTCCTCTTTGACGCATTTGTGGGGGTGAAGAGCCTGGTGAGCCAGCCGGAGATAGTCCCTGGCTGGCTTATTCCCCTGGGAGTCATCGGGGGCCTGTCCCTGGGGCTTTATTTCCTCCTGCGCCCCCTGCGCCCCAATGTCCGGGAGGTCCTCATTGCCTATTTCACCGCCTTCATCATCACCTTTTTCGTCCTGACCATCATTGGCCTTTTCTTCCGTGGGGAGGGGATGGCCCTCGTGCTCCCCTGGAGGCTGCCCCCGGGAGGCCTTTCTTTCTGA
- a CDS encoding cytochrome c translates to MKASLSRYEYGLDKKVALGLALTLALLLATGVYWLTEPSRQKGAGDKYKLASAEIFAQTCVFCHGRQGLGYGTVGPSLRTTKLDEEGLKRTISRGVTVMPAWAREEGGTLTPFQVQGLAAFILNWDEELTKVAVARHPIPATPNPPPPDIPPPPYAGMKNPLPWGDKKNIEMGQILFERLCTECHWLVKPMTPPPPPPPDVREAVWAANIEDYAAYYFWRMSEAPLICHWGPGMPAAKNFLPEKQRWQVLDYVRVMGTLGCNRGLY, encoded by the coding sequence ATGAAAGCCAGCTTATCCAGATATGAATATGGCCTGGACAAAAAGGTCGCCCTGGGCCTGGCCCTGACCCTCGCCCTTCTCCTCGCCACCGGGGTCTACTGGCTCACCGAGCCCTCCCGTCAGAAAGGCGCGGGAGACAAGTACAAGCTCGCCTCCGCAGAAATCTTCGCCCAGACCTGCGTCTTCTGCCATGGCAGGCAGGGCCTGGGGTATGGCACCGTGGGCCCCTCCCTCAGGACAACCAAACTGGACGAGGAAGGCCTGAAGAGGACCATCTCCCGGGGCGTCACAGTCATGCCCGCCTGGGCCCGCGAGGAGGGCGGGACCCTTACCCCATTCCAGGTCCAGGGCCTCGCCGCCTTCATCCTCAACTGGGACGAGGAACTCACGAAAGTAGCCGTGGCCCGCCACCCCATCCCCGCCACTCCCAACCCCCCACCGCCGGATATTCCTCCCCCACCCTATGCCGGGATGAAGAATCCCCTCCCCTGGGGGGACAAGAAGAATATTGAGATGGGACAGATTCTCTTTGAGAGGCTTTGCACGGAATGCCACTGGCTGGTGAAGCCGATGACCCCACCCCCACCCCCACCCCCCGATGTCAGAGAGGCCGTCTGGGCCGCGAACATAGAGGATTACGCCGCCTACTACTTCTGGCGGATGAGCGAGGCGCCGCTCATCTGTCATTGGGGGCCTGGCATGCCTGCTGCGAAAAACTTCCTCCCCGAAAAGCAACGCTGGCAGGTCCTCGATTATGTAAGGGTCATGGGAACACTCGGCTGCAACCGCGGACTCTATTAG
- a CDS encoding cytochrome c codes for MNTRKIDKRQMSDGLDKKVALGLALTVALLLATGLYWFAEPSRQKGAGDKYNLATAEIFAQNCFYCHGRLGTGSAGPSLPQTKLDEEGLKKTISRGVIIMPAWAREEGGTLTPFQVQGLATFILNWDEELVTEAFALHPILPPPPTPPIPPPPYAGMKNPFPWGDPETVQMGELLYERACIRCHWTRMTKPYFFSFMSPVYSQSLEEYPAYYFWTVSEGLLRLPQGGGMPPHKLYLPEKQRWQVLNYLWAMGKEYQEKYEEFSIKY; via the coding sequence GTGAACACGAGAAAGATAGACAAACGCCAGATGAGCGACGGACTGGACAAGAAGGTCGCCCTGGGCTTGGCCCTGACCGTAGCCCTTCTCCTCGCCACCGGGCTCTACTGGTTCGCCGAGCCCTCCCGTCAGAAAGGCGCTGGAGACAAGTACAACCTCGCCACCGCTGAAATCTTCGCCCAGAACTGCTTCTACTGCCACGGCCGGCTCGGCACAGGCAGCGCCGGCCCCTCCCTCCCACAGACCAAACTCGATGAGGAGGGCCTGAAGAAGACCATCTCCCGGGGCGTCATAATCATGCCCGCCTGGGCCCGGGAGGAGGGCGGGACCCTGACCCCATTCCAGGTCCAGGGGCTGGCCACCTTCATCCTCAACTGGGATGAAGAGCTCGTGACGGAGGCCTTTGCCCTCCATCCCATTCTGCCTCCCCCCCCTACCCCACCCATTCCTCCCCCGCCTTATGCTGGGATGAAAAATCCCTTCCCCTGGGGAGACCCGGAGACCGTGCAGATGGGTGAGCTCCTCTACGAGCGGGCCTGCATCAGGTGCCACTGGACCAGGATGACAAAGCCCTACTTCTTCAGTTTCATGAGCCCCGTCTACTCCCAGAGCCTGGAGGAGTACCCCGCCTACTACTTCTGGACGGTGAGCGAGGGTCTGTTGAGGCTGCCCCAAGGGGGAGGTATGCCCCCCCACAAGCTCTATCTCCCTGAGAAGCAGCGCTGGCAGGTACTCAACTATCTCTGGGCCATGGGAAAAGAATATCAGGAGAAATACGAAGAATTCTCAATAAAATACTAG
- a CDS encoding ubiquinol-cytochrome c reductase iron-sulfur subunit, whose translation MEKDKEQTDSCPVQRYDRREFINLAWWGSAGLLALTGISATVASLWPRSKAGPFGRKMTAGKAEDFLPASVTYFPDYRFYLVRLPIKGGGTGLLALYRRCTHLGCVVPWLPEEPSEDALAPQGRFHCPCHGSIYNRYGEVVSGPAPRPLDIFPITITGGEVEVNTAKAIRRQRFDESQLIQI comes from the coding sequence ATGGAAAAAGATAAGGAACAGACCGACAGCTGTCCCGTCCAGCGCTACGACCGGCGGGAGTTCATCAACCTCGCCTGGTGGGGCTCAGCGGGGCTGCTGGCCCTGACAGGCATATCGGCTACCGTTGCCAGCCTGTGGCCGAGGTCCAAGGCAGGGCCCTTCGGGCGCAAGATGACTGCCGGCAAGGCGGAAGATTTCCTCCCGGCCTCAGTGACCTATTTTCCCGACTACCGTTTCTACCTGGTCCGCCTCCCCATAAAGGGGGGCGGGACGGGCCTTCTGGCCCTCTACCGCCGCTGCACCCACCTGGGGTGTGTGGTCCCCTGGCTACCCGAGGAGCCCTCCGAGGATGCCCTAGCCCCTCAGGGCCGGTTCCACTGCCCCTGCCACGGCTCCATCTACAACCGCTACGGTGAAGTAGTCTCAGGCCCAGCCCCCCGCCCCCTGGATATCTTCCCTATTACTATAACGGGGGGTGAAGTGGAAGTGAACACAGCAAAGGCAATCAGGCGCCAGAGGTTTGATGAAAGCCAGCTTATCCAGATATGA